In one Aythya fuligula isolate bAytFul2 chromosome 12, bAytFul2.pri, whole genome shotgun sequence genomic region, the following are encoded:
- the MAF gene encoding transcription factor Maf, with translation MASELAMSGSDLPTSPLAMEYVNDFDLMKFEVKKEPVETDRIISQCGRLIAGGSLSSTPMSTPCSSVPPSPSFSAPSPGSGSDQKGHLEDYYWMTGYPQQLNPEALGFSPEDAVEALINSSHHPLPGAFDGYARGQQLAAAAGSGGSGPAEEMGSAAAVVSAVIAAAAAQGGAPHYHHHHHHHPHHGAGGHPHGAAPGSAPPSSSSSSSSSSSSSAAGSGGGGGGGGGGGGAGGLHHPHHGGGGLHFDDRFSDEQLVTMSVRELNRQLRGVSKEEVIRLKQKRRTLKNRGYAQSCRFKRVQQRHVLESEKNQLLQQVEHLKQEISRLVRERDAYKEKYEKLVSNGFRENGSSSDNPSSPEFFMYPRESSTTVM, from the coding sequence ATGGCATCAGAACTGGCAATGAGCGGCTCCGACCTGCCCACCAGTCCCCTGGCCATGGAATATGTTAATGACTTCGATCTGATGAAGTTTGAAGTGAAAAAGGAGCCGGTGGAGACCGACCGCATTATCAGCCAGTGCGGCCGCTTGATCGCCGGGGGCTCGCTCTCCTCCACCCCGATGAGCACGCCCTGCAGCTCGGTGCCCCCGTCCCCCAGCTTCTCGGcgcccagccccggctccgGCAGCGACCAGAAGGGCCACCTGGAAGACTACTACTGGATGACGGGCTACCCGCAGCAGCTCAACCCCGAGGCGCTGGGCTTCAGCCCGGAGGACGCGGTGGAGGCGCTCATCAACAGCAGCCACCACCCGCTGCCCGGCGCCTTCGATGGCTATGCTAGAGGGCAGCAGCTGGCCGCGGCCGCCGGCTccgggggctcggggccggccGAGGAGATGGGCTCGGCGGCCGCCGTGGTGTCGGCGGTGATcgccgcggcggcggcgcaggGCGGCGCGccccactaccaccaccaccaccaccaccacccgcACCACGGCGCCGGGGGGCACCCCCACGGCGCGGCGCCGGGCAGCGcgccgccttcctcctcctcctcctcctcctcctcctcgtcgtCGTCGGCCGCCGGCtccggaggcggcggcggcggcggcggcggcggcgggggcgccgGGGGGCTGCACCACCCGCACCACGGCGGAGGCGGCCTGCACTTCGACGACCGCTTCTCGGACGAGCAGCTGGTCACCATGTCGGTGCGGGAGCTCAACCGGCAGCTGCGGGGCGTCAGCAAGGAAGAGGTGATCCGGCtgaagcagaagaggaggaCCCTCAAAAACAGGGGCTATGCCCAGTCCTGCCGCTTCAAGAGGGTCCAGCAGCGGCACGTCCTGGAGTCGGAGAAgaaccagctgctgcagcaagtgGAGCACCTAAAGCAGGAGATCTCCAGGCTGGTCCGGGAGAGGGACGCCTACAAGGAAAAGTACGAGAAGCTGGTCAGCAATGGCTTCAGAGAAAACGGATCCAGCAGCGACAACCCTTCCTCTCCAGAGTTTTTCAT